TGTAGCAATTAGAGGCAAATATGGCAGAACCGAATATCATGCCGCTTGAAAATGTGCCAATGGTGGTGGCGGAAAACGGAGAATGTTTCCAAATTGCACCGCATTTATGGCAGCAAAATCAACAGCAACAAACCTTGTTATTGCGTTATTTTGCTTTGCCTTTACGTCAAGATGCGCAAACTTTGTGGCTCGGTGTGGACAGTTTAAATAATCTTGCTGCTTGCGAAACCTTTGCGTTTCTTAGAGGAAAAATGGTCGAGCCGGTATTATTGTCCAATACCGATCTGAAAGCATTACTACAACAGCTTTCGCCGCCGCAGTTTAGCGTAGAAGAAACGCCACAGGTAAGCTATCAGGCGCCTGAAGTATCTGAGATGGAAACGGAAACCGGCAGCGATGAACCGGTTATTCGCCTGTTGTCGCATCTTTTTGAACAAGCGGTGAAATGGCAAGCCTCCGATATTCATTTGGAACCGCAAGCTCATCATTTACAAATCCGTTTTCGCATTGATGGCGTGCTACAGCCGCAACCGAAACTTGCCCTCAACTTGGCTGCGCGTTTAATTTCCCGTTTGAAATTGTTGGCAAAATTGGATATTAGCGAAACACGCCTACCGCAAGACGGACGTTTCCAGTTTAAAACCACTTTTTCAGATCGTTTGGATTTTCGTTTATCCACTTTACCCACTTATTTTGGTGAAAAAGCTGTATTGCGTTTGCAGCAAAATAAACCGGTGCATTTCAGTTTTGCGGAACTTGGTATGAATGCATGGCAACAACAATGCGTTGTGAATGCATTAAGTCAACCGCAAGGTTTGATTTTGGTGACCGGTCCTACCGGTAGCGGGAAAAGTATTTCACTTTATACCGCCCTTCAGCATCTCAATAGCCGCGATAAACATATTTTAACCGCTGAAGATCCGATTGAAATTGCGTTGGAAGGGATTATGCAAACGCAAGTCAATTTAGCCATTGGTTTGGATTTCAGCCGCCTGTTACGAACCTTTTTGCGCCAAGACCCGGATATTATTATGCTTGGCGAAATTCGTGATGAAGACAGTGCAGCCATGGCGTTGCGCGCGGCGCAAACTGGGCATTTAGTGTTGTCCACTTTGCATACTAATGACGCACCCTCCGCCCTTTCTCGCTTACAGCAATTAGGCATTCAATCCCATGAAATTGAACACAGCTTATTATTGGTGATTGCCCAACGTTTGGTTCGCAAAAAATGCCAAAAGTGCGGTCATTTTTCCGACGATTTGTGCGATTGTTTTCAAGGGTATCAAGGGCGGATTGGTATTTATCAGTTCTTACAACCAACGCTTGAGGCACGCGGTTATCAGACTGATTTTGCGGATTTACGCCAAAGCGCAGAGGAAAAAGTGCAACAGGGGTTAACGGATTGGGCAGAGGTGGAACGCGTGTTGGGAAAAGCATATGGCTAACTTAAAATTATTTGCTTGGTCAGGGAAAAATAAATTACAGCAAAAACAACAGGGGATGATTGTGGCGCGAGATAAAACCGAGGCACAATATCGCTTGTTTCAGCGCGGATTGGCGCACGTGAAATTACAACAACATTGGCAATTGAGCAGTAAGCCGAAAAAGGCGCAACTTGTTGATTTATTTATGCAACTTTCCGTGCTCCTAAATGCGGCGGTTCCCTTAAAAGACAGCCTGCAGATTTTATGGCAAAACTGTGCACAACCAACGTTGTATCAATGGTTGCAGCAGTTGATTTTAGATTTGGAAACTGGTTTATCCTTTTCGCAAGCCTTGGAACGCCAAGGACGCTATTTAAACGATCAAGAGCGCCAATTGATTTTAGTGGGAGAGATGACGGGAAAATTACCCTTGGTCTGTGAACAATTGGCGCAGCATAAAGCGCAAACCTTGGCATTGCAGCGTAAAATCCAAAAAATTCTACTTTATCCCATGTTGGTATTAGCGATTTCTTTCATATTGACCGTGTTGTTGCTGATATTTATTGTGCCGCAATTTGCTGAAATGTATGCAGAAAATCAAGCCAATTTGCCGGCATTTACCGCCATTTTGCTGCATATTTCTGCTGGGTTGCAAGATTATTTTTGGCAATTAACCATATTGTTTGGTCTATTAATCGTCTTATTGCGTTACCAATTTGCTCATTCTCCATCATGGCAGCGGCAAAAAGCTAAATTGATGATGCACCTGCCGGTGATCTGTCGAGTGGTGCAATTTTCCCGGTTGATTGGTTTTTGCCACAGTTTGTCTTTGATGTTGAGCGCAGGCATTGCGCTGACGCAAGGACTGCAATCCTTTTTACCGCAGCAAAAAAGTTGGCAAGTCTCTCCGGCGCCAAGCGGCGATATTTTGCTGGTGGAATGGATCAAGGAAACGTTAAATGGAGTAAATCAAGGTTATCCGTTGTCGGCATCGGTGAGTTCGGTTTGGTTTCCTATGCCGGCCCAACAAATGTTAAAAATAGGCGAAAATAGCGGTAAAGTTGCCCTAATGTTGCGC
This portion of the [Pasteurella] aerogenes genome encodes:
- the holB_2 gene encoding type IV pilus assembly protein PilB, with the translated sequence MAEPNIMPLENVPMVVAENGECFQIAPHLWQQNQQQQTLLLRYFALPLRQDAQTLWLGVDSLNNLAACETFAFLRGKMVEPVLLSNTDLKALLQQLSPPQFSVEETPQVSYQAPEVSEMETETGSDEPVIRLLSHLFEQAVKWQASDIHLEPQAHHLQIRFRIDGVLQPQPKLALNLAARLISRLKLLAKLDISETRLPQDGRFQFKTTFSDRLDFRLSTLPTYFGEKAVLRLQQNKPVHFSFAELGMNAWQQQCVVNALSQPQGLILVTGPTGSGKSISLYTALQHLNSRDKHILTAEDPIEIALEGIMQTQVNLAIGLDFSRLLRTFLRQDPDIIMLGEIRDEDSAAMALRAAQTGHLVLSTLHTNDAPSALSRLQQLGIQSHEIEHSLLLVIAQRLVRKKCQKCGHFSDDLCDCFQGYQGRIGIYQFLQPTLEARGYQTDFADLRQSAEEKVQQGLTDWAEVERVLGKAYG
- the hofC gene encoding protein transport protein HofC; amino-acid sequence: MANLKLFAWSGKNKLQQKQQGMIVARDKTEAQYRLFQRGLAHVKLQQHWQLSSKPKKAQLVDLFMQLSVLLNAAVPLKDSLQILWQNCAQPTLYQWLQQLILDLETGLSFSQALERQGRYLNDQERQLILVGEMTGKLPLVCEQLAQHKAQTLALQRKIQKILLYPMLVLAISFILTVLLLIFIVPQFAEMYAENQANLPAFTAILLHISAGLQDYFWQLTILFGLLIVLLRYQFAHSPSWQRQKAKLMMHLPVICRVVQFSRLIGFCHSLSLMLSAGIALTQGLQSFLPQQKSWQVSPAPSGDILLVEWIKETLNGVNQGYPLSASVSSVWFPMPAQQMLKIGENSGKVALMLRHIADTYQQQLDHQVDLLAQLLEPLLMLIIGGLIGAIMLGMYLPIFNMGSLIQ